TCCCTCAACCAGTCCTCAGGTTCAAGATGAACATCAGCAACTCCACACACTGCGACAAGGTCAATACTGTGGCCCACATCCTCTCCATCGTTTTCTACTCTCTGCTGTTTCTGGTGAATCTCACAGATGAACAAactcctctctgtccctctgtctcagCACAGTTGACTCTATCCTTCCTTGTGTCAccctgtctttgttttctgtgcagGTGGGTTTGCTCCTAAATGGCATCATACTTAACTTTTACTTCTGCAGAGCCCGGCAGCAGAAAACCAGCAGTGTGACTGTATACCTGAAGAACCTGGCAGCTGCTGACTTCCTGATCAGTCTCTGTCTTCCCCTACGTATCTTGAACCATGCCAGCAACTCCAACTGGGTCTACTGCAACTTTGGTTCTCCGGTGTTTTACCTCAACATGTATGCCAGCATCCTGTTCATGGGCTACATTGCGGCTAACAGGTCAGTTAGACCACTGAGGGCGGGGTCACAGCAGCCTGGTCATGGCACATTCTGCTAACTTATTTCAATTGTAATGTCCTGTGTCGTATGTGTAAACAGAACGCAACCACAAGTGAAATAGAGACAGTTGATATATGCCCTGTCATGGTCTTGGTGTCTGTACAAGTCCGGTCTGGCTAATGttgtcttgactacaacactatgTGTTGAGTGGACAGTTTTTCATATGAATCACATGTTGACACTTTCCTCTTGTCCCCAGATATCTAAAGATCGTCAATCCTCGGGGGACTCTTGTCTTTCGGACCGTACGAGCTGCTCACGTTACCTCCACAGTAACCTGGGTTATCCTCATTACCATGATGAGTGCCTACACCCTGTTGTCATTGCTCACCCAGGAAGTCCCATCTGTCCCCTTCGGAATGAGCTGCGATGTCCTGCAGAGCAAACAACTCAAGCTTTTCTACAAAATCATCCAT
This Solea senegalensis isolate Sse05_10M linkage group LG8, IFAPA_SoseM_1, whole genome shotgun sequence DNA region includes the following protein-coding sequences:
- the LOC122773167 gene encoding P2Y purinoceptor 14-like; its protein translation is MNISNSTHCDKVNTVAHILSIVFYSLLFLVGLLLNGIILNFYFCRARQQKTSSVTVYLKNLAAADFLISLCLPLRILNHASNSNWVYCNFGSPVFYLNMYASILFMGYIAANRYLKIVNPRGTLVFRTVRAAHVTSTVTWVILITMMSAYTLLSLLTQEVPSVPFGMSCDVLQSKQLKLFYKIIHIICATIFLLILLSLVFFYYSTCRMLSLAQQRQPASSSSKKLTKSRRNMLVLVSVFCVCFIPYHLVRLPYAFLSKQFMCSQLFFYLKELTIMVSVLNICLDPLIYFMFCKAFRTQLRASKSSFRTTQDMTQVERRCSAGWMTVRMKTDTCDL